Proteins from a genomic interval of Haemophilus parainfluenzae T3T1:
- a CDS encoding YceK/YidQ family lipoprotein, with protein MKKIVFILLSMFLYGCGTLTTLKDPCPYIGTRYDYNMVAGNFYDGVGFKHMTRPLYFIDWPLSVVADTALLPINIPRYYLSDDEARKSCGQYGDPHNKHPWIKDKKEN; from the coding sequence ATGAAAAAAATCGTTTTTATATTATTAAGTATGTTTCTCTATGGATGTGGCACCTTAACGACATTGAAAGATCCTTGTCCTTATATTGGAACTCGATACGATTACAATATGGTGGCTGGTAATTTTTATGATGGTGTTGGCTTTAAGCATATGACCAGACCATTATATTTTATCGATTGGCCTTTATCTGTTGTGGCTGATACAGCATTGTTACCGATCAATATTCCTCGTTACTATCTATCAGATGATGAAGCAAGAAAATCGTGTGGGCAATACGGTGACCCACATAATAAACATCCTTGGATAAAAGATAAAAAAGAAAATTAA
- a CDS encoding GrxA family glutaredoxin, giving the protein MFVVIFGRPGCPYCVRAKNLAEKLKGEVADFDYRYVDIIAEGISKADLSKSVGKEVETVPQIFIDEKPIGGCTDFEALMKEQFNVIA; this is encoded by the coding sequence ATGTTCGTAGTTATTTTTGGTCGTCCAGGCTGCCCTTATTGTGTACGTGCAAAAAACCTTGCTGAAAAATTAAAAGGTGAAGTAGCGGATTTCGATTATCGCTATGTAGATATTATCGCTGAAGGCATTTCTAAGGCAGATTTATCAAAATCTGTCGGTAAAGAAGTGGAAACTGTGCCACAAATCTTTATCGATGAAAAACCAATCGGCGGTTGCACTGATTTCGAAGCATTAATGAAAGAACAATTTAACGTTATTGCTTAA
- a CDS encoding DNA polymerase III subunit chi, whose protein sequence is MAKNAQFYLLNPEKKITVEQLACDLAAQAWRLGKRVLIACETEEQAFLIDEALWQRDPNEFVPHNLSGEATQYAPPIEISWKGKRNAQRRDLLINLQMEVPDFSHSFTQLIDFVPVEETQKAQARERYKILRSQGWMLSTENT, encoded by the coding sequence ATGGCAAAAAACGCACAATTTTATCTCTTAAATCCAGAAAAGAAGATAACAGTTGAGCAACTTGCCTGTGATCTTGCCGCTCAAGCGTGGCGTTTAGGTAAGCGAGTTTTAATCGCGTGTGAAACAGAAGAGCAAGCATTTTTAATTGATGAAGCATTATGGCAACGGGATCCAAATGAGTTTGTTCCCCATAATCTTTCGGGCGAAGCAACACAATATGCACCGCCAATTGAGATTAGTTGGAAAGGCAAACGTAATGCCCAGCGTCGTGATTTGCTGATCAATTTACAAATGGAAGTGCCGGATTTTAGTCACAGCTTTACACAATTAATTGATTTTGTACCGGTAGAAGAAACGCAAAAAGCTCAAGCGCGTGAACGTTATAAAATCCTTCGCTCGCAAGGTTGGATGCTTTCTACTGAAAACACTTAA
- a CDS encoding RimK family alpha-L-glutamate ligase, whose amino-acid sequence MKLLMLCREPRLYSCQRLKEAAESCGHQMDILDPNRCILKLDKNQPHFSLYYQQNAESEPYLLPDYDAVLPRFGTTSTQMGCAVLRHFQEKGVYCLNKEQAFLAARDKWRSLQMLLEQGIAVPSSVLSGCEVAPKQAIKQTTAPMIIKTLKGSQGIGVILAERPLSAVSILETLKDANVPVLLQDFVEEAKGTDIRCFVIGDKVVATMQRIGQDGEFRANFHRGGTAEKVKLNEDEKAIAIRATKALGLVVAGVDLIRSKEGLLVLEVNASPGLEMIEKTSGIDIALQMILFLEQQVKQ is encoded by the coding sequence ATGAAATTATTGATGCTTTGCCGTGAGCCTCGCCTTTATAGCTGCCAGCGTTTAAAAGAAGCAGCAGAAAGTTGCGGGCATCAAATGGATATTTTGGATCCTAATCGTTGCATTTTAAAACTCGACAAAAATCAACCGCACTTTTCTTTGTATTATCAACAAAATGCAGAAAGTGAGCCTTATTTATTGCCTGATTATGATGCTGTACTACCACGCTTTGGGACGACAAGTACCCAAATGGGCTGTGCCGTGTTGCGTCATTTCCAAGAAAAAGGTGTCTATTGCCTTAATAAAGAACAGGCATTTTTAGCCGCACGCGATAAATGGCGTAGTTTGCAGATGTTATTAGAGCAAGGTATTGCAGTACCGAGTTCAGTCTTATCCGGTTGTGAAGTTGCGCCGAAACAAGCGATTAAGCAAACAACCGCCCCAATGATTATTAAAACCTTAAAAGGCTCACAAGGGATTGGCGTGATCTTAGCCGAACGTCCACTAAGTGCGGTCAGTATTTTAGAAACATTAAAAGATGCGAATGTGCCTGTCTTGTTACAAGATTTTGTCGAAGAGGCAAAAGGGACAGATATTCGCTGTTTTGTGATCGGTGATAAAGTCGTCGCCACAATGCAGCGTATTGGACAAGACGGCGAGTTTCGTGCGAATTTTCACCGTGGTGGCACTGCAGAAAAAGTTAAGCTCAATGAAGACGAAAAAGCCATCGCTATTCGTGCAACTAAAGCCTTAGGGCTTGTAGTAGCTGGTGTTGATTTGATTCGTTCAAAAGAAGGTTTATTGGTGCTTGAAGTAAATGCCAGTCCCGGTTTAGAAATGATTGAGAAAACCAGTGGCATTGATATTGCATTGCAGATGATCTTGTTTTTAGAACAGCAAGTGAAACAATAA
- the yqfB gene encoding N(4)-acetylcytidine aminohydrolase produces MNDITFYQRFETDILAGRKTITIRDKSESHFKAGDILRVGRFEDNQYFCTIKVLSVSPIMLDNLTEQQAAQENMSLSELREVIKTIYPNENEFWVIEFDLVK; encoded by the coding sequence ATGAACGATATTACCTTTTATCAACGCTTCGAAACCGATATTCTCGCAGGGCGTAAAACGATTACCATTCGGGATAAATCTGAAAGCCATTTTAAAGCAGGTGATATTTTACGTGTGGGGCGCTTTGAAGATAATCAATACTTCTGCACCATTAAAGTGTTAAGTGTGTCGCCGATCATGCTTGATAATCTCACAGAACAGCAAGCAGCTCAGGAAAATATGAGTTTATCGGAATTGCGAGAAGTGATTAAAACAATTTATCCCAATGAAAATGAGTTTTGGGTGATTGAGTTTGACCTAGTTAAGTAA
- the yqfB gene encoding N(4)-acetylcytidine aminohydrolase, which translates to MQPNDITFYQRFEADILAGRKTITIRGKSESHFKAGDILRVGRFEDNQYFCTIEVLSVSPITLDELTEQHAKQENMGLDELKEVIRRIYPKEGRFYIIEFILKFVGE; encoded by the coding sequence ATGCAACCAAACGACATCACTTTTTACCAACGTTTCGAAGCCGATATTCTCGCAGGGCGTAAAACCATCACCATTCGGGGTAAATCCGAAAGCCATTTTAAAGCAGGTGATATTCTGCGAGTGGGGCGATTTGAAGATAATCAATATTTCTGCACCATTGAAGTGTTAAGTGTTTCACCAATTACTCTGGATGAACTGACGGAACAGCATGCCAAGCAGGAAAATATGGGATTGGATGAATTGAAAGAAGTGATTCGGAGGATTTATCCGAAGGAAGGACGGTTTTACATTATTGAGTTTATATTAAAATTTGTAGGTGAGTAA
- a CDS encoding DUF2975 domain-containing protein, with the protein MIIVLSAILAFISFPFLMSFACMDAGMGPGGLGCLGVGIGYTVIAFIVFVILGVMLNSRFKNKVKQENDDKPFDLSQIKEDKYHDIIRYYTESDEEHKARK; encoded by the coding sequence ATGATTATTGTATTGTCCGCCATATTAGCATTTATTTCTTTTCCTTTTTTAATGAGTTTTGCTTGTATGGATGCTGGCATGGGGCCTGGCGGTCTAGGTTGTCTTGGTGTGGGAATAGGTTATACCGTTATTGCGTTTATTGTTTTTGTTATTTTAGGTGTAATGCTGAATTCACGTTTTAAAAATAAAGTGAAACAAGAGAATGATGACAAGCCTTTTGATTTAAGCCAAATTAAAGAAGATAAATATCACGATATTATTCGTTACTATACGGAATCTGATGAAGAACATAAGGCTCGAAAATGA
- a CDS encoding chalcone isomerase family protein — translation MKLKFIIAAISALFSTALFAQWQPVGNAEYTWGPFHVYTVGLYSETGSYEKNERPLMFSIKYEKPVEGKNFAIALTKEMESQNLSKDDTTAWLKKMQEIFPDFSPNDILNFVALADKGYFVLNDTVLDHEFDQKFTQAFIDVWLSDKSSFIKLQPQLLGKEKSAHDSKEFQHQPASEPFDEENTMPELPPNYDFKQDAKG, via the coding sequence ATGAAACTGAAATTTATTATTGCTGCCATTTCAGCCTTATTTTCCACCGCACTTTTTGCCCAATGGCAACCGGTCGGCAATGCTGAATACACATGGGGGCCATTCCATGTTTATACTGTCGGCTTATATTCTGAAACGGGTTCCTATGAAAAAAATGAACGTCCGTTAATGTTTTCGATTAAATATGAAAAACCAGTAGAAGGAAAAAATTTCGCCATTGCGTTAACCAAAGAAATGGAATCACAAAATTTAAGTAAAGATGACACCACCGCATGGCTCAAAAAAATGCAGGAAATCTTCCCTGATTTTTCACCAAACGACATCTTAAATTTTGTTGCCTTAGCGGATAAAGGCTATTTTGTGTTAAATGACACCGTGTTAGATCACGAATTCGATCAAAAGTTTACACAAGCGTTTATTGATGTGTGGCTTTCAGATAAAAGTAGTTTTATCAAATTACAACCGCAATTATTAGGTAAAGAAAAATCGGCTCACGATAGCAAAGAATTTCAACATCAACCGGCTAGCGAGCCTTTTGATGAAGAAAATACAATGCCGGAATTACCACCAAATTACGATTTTAAACAAGACGCAAAAGGATAA
- the valS gene encoding valine--tRNA ligase yields MTQKFEMADRFNPSAVEQALYQHWEESGYFKPSENENAPSYCIAIPPPNVTGSLHMGHAFQQTLMDTLIRFNRMEGHNTLWQAGTDHAGIATQMVVERKIAAEEGKTRHDYGREAFINKIWDWKAYSGGTISQQMRRLGNSIDWERERFTMDDGLSNAVKEVFVRLHEEGLIYRGKRLVNWDPKLHTAISDLEVENKESKGSLWHFRYPLANGAKTADGKDYLVVATTRPETMLGDTAVAVHPEDERYQSLIGKTVVLPLANREIPIIADEYVDREFGTGVVKITPAHDFNDYEVGKRHSLPMVNVLTLNADIRDEAEIIGTDGKPLAGYEATIPADYRGLERFAARKKIVADFEALGLLDEIKPHDLKVPYGDRGGVPIEPMLTDQWYVSVKPLADVAIKAVEDGEIQFVPKQYENLYFSWMRDIQDWCISRQLWWGHRIPAWYDAEGNVYVARNEEEVRSKYSLDSAVELKQDEDVLDTWFSSGLWTFSTLGWPEQTKELKMFHPTDVLITGFDIIFFWVARMIMFTMHFVKDENGKPQVPFKTVYVTGLIRDEQGQKMSKSKGNVLDPIDMIDGISLEDLLEKRTGNMMQPQLAEKIAKATRKEFAEGIAAHGTDALRFTLAALASNGRDINWDMKRLEGYRNFCNKLWNASRFVLTNDKLDLSEGEIEFSLADRWIQSEFNRTVETFRNSLSQYRFDLCANAIYEFTWNQFCDWYLELTKPVFANGNAAQIRAASQTLVHVLEKLLRLAHPLIPFITEEIWQKVKGFVGITADSIMLQPFPQVEENGFDPEAEAEIEWLKEVIVAVRNIRAESNIAPSKGLDLLFRNLSAENAKILEKQTALLKAMAKLDNVQVLATNEAAPLAVAKLVGNAELLVPMAGFINKEAELARLTKEIEKYQNEVKRIEDKLSNEAFVAKAPEAVIAKEREKQAEYQSGLEKIQEQYKAIEAL; encoded by the coding sequence ATGACACAAAAATTCGAAATGGCAGACCGTTTTAATCCGTCTGCGGTAGAGCAAGCCCTTTATCAACATTGGGAAGAGAGTGGTTATTTTAAACCGTCTGAAAATGAAAATGCGCCGAGCTATTGCATAGCGATTCCGCCACCGAACGTAACCGGTTCCCTACACATGGGGCATGCTTTCCAACAAACCTTAATGGATACCTTAATCCGTTTTAACCGTATGGAAGGGCATAATACATTATGGCAAGCGGGGACAGACCATGCGGGTATTGCAACCCAAATGGTGGTGGAACGTAAAATCGCCGCAGAAGAAGGCAAAACTCGCCATGATTATGGTCGTGAAGCGTTCATCAACAAAATCTGGGATTGGAAAGCTTATTCTGGTGGCACAATCAGCCAACAAATGCGTCGTTTAGGTAACTCAATCGACTGGGAACGTGAGCGTTTCACGATGGACGATGGTTTATCGAATGCTGTAAAAGAAGTGTTTGTTCGCTTGCACGAAGAGGGTTTGATTTACCGTGGCAAACGCTTGGTAAACTGGGATCCAAAACTTCACACTGCGATTTCTGATTTAGAAGTGGAAAACAAAGAGAGCAAAGGTTCCCTTTGGCACTTCCGTTATCCGTTAGCAAACGGTGCAAAAACGGCAGATGGTAAAGATTATTTAGTGGTAGCAACTACACGTCCAGAAACTATGTTGGGCGATACGGCGGTTGCGGTGCATCCTGAAGATGAGCGTTATCAATCTTTAATCGGTAAAACCGTGGTTCTGCCATTGGCTAATCGTGAAATTCCTATTATTGCTGATGAATATGTGGATCGTGAATTCGGTACTGGTGTCGTGAAAATTACCCCTGCACATGACTTCAATGACTACGAAGTGGGTAAACGTCACAGCTTGCCGATGGTTAACGTGTTAACTTTAAATGCAGATATCCGTGATGAAGCGGAAATTATCGGCACAGACGGCAAACCACTTGCCGGCTATGAAGCAACTATTCCTGCGGATTACCGTGGTTTAGAGCGTTTCGCTGCACGTAAGAAAATCGTGGCAGATTTTGAAGCGCTAGGTTTATTAGACGAAATTAAACCACACGATCTCAAAGTGCCTTATGGTGACCGTGGTGGCGTGCCAATCGAGCCGATGCTAACTGACCAATGGTATGTGAGTGTGAAACCGCTTGCCGATGTGGCGATTAAAGCAGTGGAAGACGGCGAAATCCAATTCGTGCCAAAACAATACGAAAACCTTTACTTCTCTTGGATGCGTGATATTCAAGATTGGTGTATCTCTCGTCAACTTTGGTGGGGACACCGTATTCCAGCGTGGTATGACGCGGAAGGCAACGTTTATGTCGCGCGTAACGAAGAAGAAGTGCGGTCAAAATACAGCTTAGATTCTGCGGTTGAACTCAAACAAGATGAAGATGTGTTAGACACGTGGTTCTCATCAGGCTTGTGGACATTCTCAACTTTAGGTTGGCCAGAGCAAACCAAAGAACTTAAAATGTTCCACCCGACAGATGTGTTAATTACCGGCTTCGACATCATCTTCTTCTGGGTTGCACGTATGATTATGTTTACCATGCACTTCGTGAAAGATGAAAATGGCAAACCACAAGTACCATTCAAAACCGTGTACGTAACAGGATTGATCCGTGATGAGCAAGGTCAAAAAATGTCTAAATCAAAAGGTAACGTGCTTGACCCAATCGATATGATTGATGGCATCAGCCTTGAAGATTTACTTGAAAAACGTACCGGCAACATGATGCAGCCGCAATTAGCGGAGAAAATTGCTAAAGCAACGCGCAAAGAATTTGCTGAAGGTATTGCCGCTCACGGTACAGACGCATTGCGTTTCACATTAGCGGCATTGGCTTCAAACGGTCGTGATATCAACTGGGATATGAAACGCTTAGAAGGTTACCGTAACTTCTGTAACAAATTATGGAATGCAAGCCGTTTCGTCTTAACGAATGACAAATTGGATTTAAGCGAAGGCGAGATCGAGTTCTCATTAGCGGATCGTTGGATTCAATCAGAATTCAATCGCACCGTGGAAACGTTCCGTAATTCATTAAGCCAATATCGTTTTGACCTTTGTGCCAATGCGATTTATGAGTTTACTTGGAACCAATTCTGCGACTGGTATTTAGAATTGACTAAACCAGTATTTGCAAACGGTAATGCCGCACAAATCCGTGCGGCAAGCCAAACCTTGGTTCATGTGTTAGAAAAATTATTACGTTTAGCGCATCCGCTGATTCCATTTATTACCGAAGAAATTTGGCAAAAAGTGAAAGGTTTTGTCGGCATTACGGCTGATAGCATTATGTTACAACCTTTCCCACAAGTGGAAGAGAACGGCTTTGATCCAGAAGCAGAAGCTGAAATTGAGTGGTTAAAAGAAGTGATCGTTGCGGTGCGTAATATCCGTGCAGAAAGCAACATCGCACCAAGCAAAGGCTTAGATCTGTTATTCCGTAATTTAAGTGCGGAAAATGCAAAAATTCTCGAAAAACAGACCGCTCTTTTAAAAGCCATGGCGAAGTTAGACAACGTTCAAGTATTAGCCACAAACGAAGCTGCACCGCTTGCGGTAGCGAAACTTGTTGGCAATGCTGAATTGCTTGTGCCAATGGCTGGCTTTATCAATAAAGAAGCAGAGCTTGCCCGTTTAACCAAAGAGATTGAAAAATATCAAAATGAAGTTAAACGTATCGAGGACAAACTTAGCAACGAAGCTTTTGTGGCTAAAGCACCTGAAGCAGTGATTGCAAAAGAACGTGAAAAACAAGCGGAATACCAATCTGGATTAGAAAAAATCCAAGAACAGTATAAAGCGATTGAAGCGTTGTAG
- the fumC gene encoding class II fumarate hydratase — translation MAFRIEKDTMGEVQVPADKYWAAQTERSRNNFKIGPAASMPHEIIEAFGYLKKAAAFANCDLGVLPAEKRDLIATACDEILAGKLDDQFPLVIWQTGSGTQSNMNVNEVVANRAHVLHGGKLGEKSFVHPNDDVNKSQSSNDTFPTAMHIAAYKKVVEHTIPCVERLQKTFAKKSAEFKDVVKIGRTHLMDATPLTLGQEFSAYAAQLDFGLRALRNTLPHLSQLALGGTAVGTGLNTPKGYDVKVADYIAKFTGLPFVTAENKFEALAAHDAIVETHGAIKQLAMSLFKIANDIRLLASGPRSGIGEILIPENEPGSSIMPGKVNPTQCEALTMVCAQVFGNDTTISFVGSQGHFQLNVFNPVMVANFLQSAQLLGDACVSFDEHCATGIQPNYPRIKQQLENSLMLVTALNTHIGYENAAKIAKTAHKNGTTLREEAINLGLVSAEDFDKWVRPEDMVGSLK, via the coding sequence ATGGCATTTCGTATTGAAAAAGACACTATGGGCGAAGTTCAAGTTCCTGCAGATAAATACTGGGCAGCACAAACCGAACGTTCTCGCAACAACTTCAAAATTGGTCCGGCAGCCTCTATGCCGCACGAAATTATTGAAGCGTTCGGTTATTTGAAAAAAGCCGCTGCTTTCGCAAACTGTGATTTAGGTGTATTACCTGCAGAGAAACGTGATTTAATCGCAACCGCCTGTGATGAAATCCTGGCAGGAAAATTAGACGACCAATTCCCATTAGTCATTTGGCAAACCGGTTCAGGTACACAATCAAACATGAATGTGAACGAAGTGGTGGCAAACCGCGCTCACGTTTTACATGGTGGTAAATTAGGTGAAAAATCTTTCGTTCACCCAAATGATGATGTGAACAAATCCCAATCTTCAAATGATACTTTCCCAACTGCAATGCACATTGCGGCATACAAAAAAGTGGTTGAACACACTATTCCTTGTGTAGAACGTTTACAAAAAACCTTCGCTAAAAAATCTGCAGAATTTAAAGATGTGGTAAAAATTGGCCGTACTCACTTAATGGATGCAACCCCATTAACATTAGGCCAAGAATTCTCTGCATACGCCGCACAATTAGATTTTGGTTTACGTGCACTCAGAAATACCCTTCCACACTTAAGTCAATTAGCACTTGGTGGTACTGCTGTGGGTACTGGTTTAAACACACCAAAAGGCTATGATGTGAAAGTAGCGGATTACATTGCAAAATTCACGGGCTTACCATTTGTAACTGCAGAAAACAAATTTGAAGCGTTAGCCGCACACGATGCGATTGTGGAAACTCACGGTGCAATTAAACAATTAGCGATGAGCTTATTCAAAATTGCAAACGACATTCGTTTATTAGCGTCAGGTCCTCGTTCTGGTATCGGTGAAATTTTAATTCCTGAAAATGAACCAGGCTCTTCAATCATGCCGGGTAAAGTGAATCCAACTCAATGTGAAGCATTAACCATGGTATGTGCACAAGTATTCGGTAACGATACCACTATCTCTTTCGTTGGCTCACAAGGTCACTTCCAATTAAACGTATTTAACCCTGTCATGGTGGCGAATTTCTTACAATCTGCACAATTATTGGGTGATGCTTGCGTATCATTTGATGAACACTGCGCAACCGGTATTCAACCAAACTACCCTCGCATTAAACAACAATTGGAAAATTCATTGATGTTAGTAACCGCACTTAATACACACATTGGTTACGAAAATGCAGCGAAAATTGCTAAAACTGCACACAAAAACGGTACAACCTTACGTGAAGAAGCGATTAACTTAGGCTTAGTTTCAGCCGAAGATTTCGACAAATGGGTTCGTCCAGAAGATATGGTGGGTAGCTTAAAATAA
- a CDS encoding porin → MKKTLAALIVSAVAASAANAAVIYDNEGSKVELNGSLRLIMEKTSVKKGSNKSETDSALRNAGSRLGVTVKHNLDGEYYALGRYEARFDDTSSNDKFGGVYTKRAFVGLGSKAHGDLTFGRQLTIADDLSQTVDYEYGINPKGDYVLTSGHSVVRYDYKGIEGVQLSANYNFKQHYSDKGMVLKQGIKNAFALGALFNAGDLDARFAYGHTNYETSTKDAHRLDGVLASFGYTMGDFKVIADLGYGHEKVADAKTNKFYVSPGFAYQVSPASKVYGNYLYERAKGESDKEKTHGFLLGADYQLHKQVVVFLEGKYVRTKEFEQTAKGGYAETGKTTDKAIGVGMRVFF, encoded by the coding sequence ATGAAAAAGACACTAGCAGCATTAATCGTTTCCGCAGTTGCAGCTTCAGCAGCAAACGCAGCAGTAATTTATGACAACGAAGGTAGTAAAGTTGAATTAAACGGTTCTCTTCGTTTAATCATGGAAAAAACTAGCGTAAAAAAAGGTTCTAACAAATCAGAAACTGACTCAGCATTACGTAATGCGGGTTCACGTTTAGGTGTTACTGTAAAACACAACTTAGATGGGGAATACTATGCATTAGGTCGTTATGAAGCTCGTTTCGATGATACTTCTTCTAACGATAAATTTGGTGGTGTTTATACTAAACGTGCTTTCGTAGGTTTAGGTAGCAAAGCTCATGGTGATTTAACATTTGGTCGTCAATTAACCATCGCTGATGATTTAAGCCAAACTGTTGACTATGAATACGGAATCAATCCAAAAGGTGACTATGTTCTTACTTCAGGCCACAGTGTAGTTCGTTACGACTACAAAGGTATTGAAGGCGTACAATTAAGTGCGAACTACAACTTCAAACAACATTACTCTGATAAGGGTATGGTACTTAAACAAGGCATCAAAAATGCATTCGCTTTAGGTGCGTTATTTAATGCAGGCGATTTAGATGCTCGTTTTGCTTACGGTCATACTAATTATGAAACTAGTACAAAAGATGCTCACCGTTTAGATGGTGTGTTAGCATCATTTGGCTACACTATGGGTGATTTCAAAGTTATTGCTGATTTAGGCTACGGACATGAAAAAGTTGCTGATGCAAAAACTAACAAATTCTATGTATCTCCAGGTTTTGCATATCAAGTAAGCCCAGCATCTAAAGTATATGGTAACTACTTATACGAACGCGCGAAAGGCGAATCTGATAAAGAGAAAACTCACGGTTTCTTACTTGGTGCTGACTATCAACTTCACAAACAAGTTGTGGTGTTCTTAGAAGGTAAATACGTACGTACTAAAGAATTCGAACAAACAGCTAAAGGTGGTTATGCAGAGACTGGCAAAACAACTGACAAAGCTATCGGTGTAGGTATGCGTGTATTCTTCTAA